TTTATATCAGCGAATATATATCGAATACGCGAGCGTTTGATGTTTCCTCAACGGGAGAAGGCTTGACGTATTCCTGGGTTCCGGCTTCTAGCCTGGACGATGCGACAATTATGCGGCCGACTGCTAATCCGTCCGTGGAAACTTTGTACACGGTCACAGCTAGGGATCAATACGGCTGCTCTGTGGAAGATACCGTACGTGTTCGCATAGACGCTACGGAGACCACAGCGGATGTGAATACGGATGTTAATTTGATTGGCGATTGCGAGACGGAAGGTGTTTTGACCGGTATTGCCAATGGTACAAATGTTACTTATCACTGGCGAGAGAAAGGGACTACGGATACATTGAGCACGAATTCGACGGAAAGTTTCGCGCCTGGAATTTATGAGTTTGTGGTTGAGGATGAGTATGGCAATGTTGCGATAGGAGAAGCTGAGGTGAGAAAAGATATTGCTCCGGTGGCTGAAGCCGGCGATGACATAACGATCAGCGCTTACGGTTTCAATACGATTGCTTTGGACGGTACGGCTTCTGGTGTTGAGACGAGTATACAATGGTCTCCTAGCGACCAGTTGGCGTTTCCGAATTCTGAAGATCCTATTCCTTTGACGCCTTCAGCCGGGACTACAGGCCCATTGACTTTTACAATGACAGTTACGGACAAGTATGGCTGCGTAGCGACTGATGTTGTCGATGTTTATATTGATAATACGCAGGTTGGAGCAGATGCAGGGTCGGATATTGAGATTGGCTTTTGCGATTCAAGTTTGCCTTCGGTTACAGGCAAGCCTTTTGGCACAGAAGCGACAGGAATCTGGACAGTGAAGGATGGTTATAAAGGTCAGGTTCAAGGGAGCGGTAATACCGTTCAGGTAGTTGCAAGAGGTAATGAATATGTTGATGGTTTAGGTGTTGCTCAGATAAGTGAAGGCATTTATATTTATACGGTTACTGATAAGTATGGAAATAAGGATTCCGCTCAGGTACAAGTTGTTAAAGCCTTAGAGCCTGTAGCGGATGCCGGAGGCGATTTTAAGATCACCAGCGCTTATCCTAACATCATTCCGATTCACGCGACGGCTTCCGGAGAGTCTCCTTTGTCGTATTCATGGACACCTGCGGCCAGCTTGGATGATGCCAGCGTGTTGGAGCCGATTCCGAACCCTTCTGTTGATACTGAATATACATTGACCGTGACGGATAGTTATGGTTGCACGGCTACAGATGCGGTGCTTATAGAAGTTACAAACGACGAGTTGACAGGTAAAATCAAGGAAGGCGATAGTGTTTTGATAGGTCATTGTTATGCTGATACAACGATTCATGTGATTTTGGGTCAGGGAAGCAGTAGCGGTGATTTGTTCAGTGATGATCCTAATGATTATACTTTTGAATGGTCTGTTTTTTCCGGAGGTCCATTACCTTCGGATTTGGTAGGTAGCACGGATGTTCATATTGCAGATGAGATGGTTCCCGGCGAGTATGAGGTTTTGATAACGCATAAGGCTACCTTGACAGAAAAAAGGCTTAGCGTTGTTATTGAGCGAGATGTTGAGCCATCGGTATTCGCTGGCGCTGATAAAAGCATCAGCAAGTTTGTTGATAATATCAACATCACTTTGGATGGTTCAGTCTCAGGAGCGGAACCTTTGACATATTCATGGACGCCTGATGACGGCACGTTGAATTTCACGAACATATTGAACCCTATTCCTAATCCAAGTCAATCGATGAAAGACGCCCAAAGTCAGTTCACATACACATTGATCGCGGTTGACAAGTACGGTTGTGTTGCTTCGGATGATGTGTTGGTGAATATAGATGATCGTGAGTCGAACTATGAGATCGATGTTGATGTTGAGATCGTTGGCGATTGCGATGAGAGCACTACAGTGCTTATCGGTTATGCCAAGTACGATCAGATCTATGACGGGCTGGTGGTTGACACGCGTTGGGAGTTGGTTTACCCTGATCGAGGAGAAATAGTTGAAGATTATCCGGACTCAAAGGAATTGATCTCGGGAGGTTATGTGGAGACCGATTCGGTTCGAGTGAGAGACGGAGAGTACATGTTTGTGGTTGAAGACCGCTACGGCAGACTTGTCAAGCTACAGGAGCCGGTTAAGATCAACCGCGAGGCAAAGCCTACGATTTATATGCCGGACCCTTTCACGATCAGCAAGCATGTTGACAATCTTCAGGCGATTGATGTTCGCATTCAGACTACGGGGAGCAATTTGGTGGGAGGCTATGCTTGGTCTCCGGGAACTACATTGCTTGATGATTATGCGATAGAGGATCCAGTGCCCAATGCTCATGGCAATACCGATTTTACGCAGGACACGACTTTTGTGCTTTCGATTACAGATACTTACGGTTGCGTGAAGGAAGATTCGATTCGCATCTATCTGGATACGACTCAACCTGAGACGGAGATTCTTAACGGTGTTGACTCGGTAGGCTCGTGCGCTCCTTCAAATGAGCGTATCGTATTGAAAGGCAAATTCAGCGGTTCGAATGCTGTGGCATGGTGGGAAGATAAGAATGGGGTTGTTTTGGCTAATGGAGCTGATTTGACCGTGGATGTTCTTTCTACCAGCGATTATCGTTTTATTGCCGAGGATATGTGGGGTCAGACAGACACGACCGAATGGACGGTTAATGTGGCGGCTTCGCCTTCGATCACCTCGATACCGGATATGACGATCAGCGGCCATGTCTTGAATAACAGGCCTTTGGAGCCTGAGTTGGAGTTGACAGGCGTCAAGACACCTATCGCTTATGAGTGGAGCGTGTTGGGAAGCTATCGAGAGGAGACCTTTGATTTGAATAGCTTGAACCCTGTTCCCAATCCGGTGATCTCTGCAACGGATCATCCACATTATCAGGATTATGAGTTGACGGTGACGGATGGATATGGATGCTTGGCAGAATCGACTGTTCGTGTTCATGTTGATTTTAGGGAAATAGAAAAGCCAGAGATTGAAGAGGCGGAGAATGGAATTATCACAATAGGCAATTGCGAGACGGATTATGTTTTGCGCGGCACTTATACCGAACTGTTGGATGAACATGGCGACAGCATGATAGATGAGGCTGTTTGGGAGCCAGTTCCGACTTATTCGAATTATTTGGATCTTTCGAGCGTGAGTCAAGAGGTGAGTGGCGATCAAGTTACGGTGTCCATTTCTTTGAACTTGCCGGTGGATGACAAAATCGCGGATTTGGGTTATTATATGTTTGTTGTTCGAGATAGATACGGGCATATGAAGTATGACTCGGTTCAGGTTTATCGCGACACGACAACTGTCATAGCCCATGGAGGAAATGATTTTACGATCAGCGGTCATTTTGCGAACAGTACCTTGAGTTTTGAGGATCATGGGGCCAGCTATGTTCCGGTGGATGGCCAAGTGACTTGGGAACCTTCAAGTTTGGTTCGCTTTATAGATGGAGCGTATTATCCTCAGCCTGAGGATGGCGTGAGCGAAAGAGTGTTTGATGTGAGAGTGACAGACGCTTATGGCTGTGAGTCTACTGATCAGGTAAGGGTTTATTTTGATCAGGATGAGATCGCGATAGATTTACCGAATACAGATAGCATTGGTGCTTGCGAGGAAGTGGTTTATACGCCTGAGATTGAATATGAGAATAAGGTCGGGGCTTATAGGTGGTTGTATTGGCCTGCAGGAGACGATGTCAGCAGTGATGGAGAGTTGTTGAAAGAGAGTGACAGTCGTCCGATATCGGATTACGAATTGACATTGGGAGGCGATGACGAGCGTGACGAAAGTGGCGTTTATGTGCTGGAGCTTACGGATATTTACGGCAATGTCATTGACGATACGCTTGTGTTCAGAGAGTTTGCGATGCCTGAGGTGTTTATCGATCCAGATACGTTAATAGTTAGTTATAGTATTGACAATGAGGAGGCGTTTGAAGTATTTGTAGATGCGGAGGAGCCACGATACGAATGGTCTCCGGATTTGGGCTTGAGTCAAAATGATATCAGGGAGCCGGTGGCTAATTTCTTGGGAGTTATTGATTATCAGCTTAAGGTGATCGACAAGTTTGGTTGCGAGGCTATTGACTCTGTTAATTTCCAGCGTATCAATTTGCCACCAGTAGCTGAGGATGACGAGGCTTATACAGTGACAGGAGACACGGTGATGATCTGTGTTTTGGACAATGACATGGATCCAGAGGATAAGCTTGACGCTTCTTCTGTAGTGATCGAGAAGCAGCCTTTGTATGGCGTTGCTTGGGTTGAGGGAGGTTGCATTTACTACATCACGCATGAGGAGTTTGCAAGAGAGGATGAGCTTAGATACAGCGTTTGCGATGATGAGCCATTGGATGTTCAGTGCGATCAGGCGGATGTAAGGATTTACATCGAGCCTCAGGAGTTGGGTTCTCATAACATCATCACGCCAAATGGCGACGGAGTGAATGACTACTTCAAGATCAAGGGAATTGGCGCTTACCCTCAGAACAGGTTGAGGGTATATAACCGCTGGGGCAACTTGGTTTATGAGCAGGAGAATTACCGTAACACCTTCAACGGCTATGCGAACTCGCTGACGGTGGGTCAGGACTTTAGATTGCCGAAGGGTACTTACTTCTACATATTCGAGTATCCGGAGACTGAAGGCAAAAATAATATCACCGGCTATATCTACATTGCGGAATAGCCGCTGTCTTTCGATAGATGATCATGCCGCTTTCTTAGGAGAGCGGCATTTTTGTTTAAGGACAAGAGGACTATAGATTAGCCGATATTGAGCTTATAAAGCGTAGTTTTTTGCGACTAATTGGGTAAATATTACTTTTTATAAATATTTTTTCATTGCAATATTGATGTTTGATCTTTTGAATGTATTGATTGCATGATTTTTGCAGGTGATTACCTTGAGTGTGTGCTTTTTATTGTTTTTTTAATCTTATAATTAAATTATTCTAATTTTTTGATTATATGTAAATAAATTAATCATAGTGCATTCTAAACTAAAAAATATCGAGTTTTATAATTAAGTTGTCAATTAAGTATAATTATTCTTTTAAATAATTTTTTAATAAAAGGTTACCTTTTTTACTAATTTAGTATTTACTTATGATAATAGAGTGCTGTTAAGTTGACGTTTTTATTTCTTGCCTATGGATTCAATGTATACCTTTAAGATGAGCTTTTCGAAGTTTTTTGCATTTCTTTGCTTTTATTTCATATTACCTTCTTTTTTCTTTTCAGAGGTGCTTGCGGCACCAAAGAATTCAAATGAGACAGGTGGTTTTATTTGTGGAACTGTTATGTATCAGATCTATAATAGAAACTCTGCAGGGAGTTCTACAACCAATTATGGATTGTATTATTATGAATCTGTTTATGACCCAATTACTCGGACAAATAGGTTGGAATTAGTAGAGATTCCAGGAGCATTGGATGATCTAAATCATTTAAACTATTTGGGTGCAGGAGGCCGAATAAGAGTAAATGCTGTCGCTTATAATATTACTGATGGTTTTATCTATTTTATGGATCAGGAATCGGGTAAGATATTTCGTTTGGGAAGAACTCCAAATGTCTCTAATCCAGTGAATGAAAGCGATTATAATTATAGAGTTGAATATGTGGGAATGCCTGTTGGGGATAGTTCCACAAATACATATTTGAACGATGGGGGAGGATATATTGCTGGTGATATTGATGTTGATGGCAAGTTTTATTTTTCATCCAGAAATACTTATAAAATTTACTACGTTGACTTGTCACTCCATGACTTGAGTTCGTCTAATTTGCCATTGAATACATTGCGAGCAGTAAACGCGTTGAAGAGAGAAGATGGAAGCGATTATTATAATTACCCCAATAGCGGACATTATTTAGCTGATTTTGTTATTGATCCCATTGATGGGAATTTGTATAGTTGGGCATATTTTTATTCTTACCCTTATAGTCAATTGGTTAAGGTTGATTTGACAAATAAGACTGTGGAAAGAGTTGGATCATTGACGAGTGGGAATTATAGGTTTAATCAAGGAGCTGGAGCTAATTACTGGAAGTATGGGTATTTTTATGCTTATGGGTTTGATACAAATAACCCAAGTTCTGTTCAATCAACTTTATTTAGAGTAGACCCTGAAACAGGAGTTGCTACTCATGTTAGCGACGGAACGGAAACGAATCAAAATGATGGTTGTTCTTGTGCCTATAGTATTGAACTTCAGCATCAGACGATTGAAGGTCCAATTTGTCTTGAACAAGATACTGTAATCACAGTTGATTTCACTGTTTTTAATAGGACAAGAAATGATTTGCAGAATGTTCCTTTTGAGATGAGTTTGCCTGGAGGAGCTGTTTTCGCTTCGAATATTTATGAAAGCAAGACTCAAAACCCTGACGGGAGTTTTAATTATGTGGAGCCAAGCTGGATGGCTTCCGGCTCTAATAACTTGGTTGGGAGCAGTTTTGCTGATAATACCAACGCGATGATTAATCCTTTGCCTTATGTGGCTGATTTGACATTTAAAGTCGATATTTTAATTCCAAGCACTTATTCAGGGAATGAGATTAGTTTACAAGGGGTTTTGAATATGAATAATCATCCGGCTTTTGATCATGCTGTATCGGATAATATTTTGACGCCTGAACTGGATGATCCAAGTGTCATTACTATCCATCACCCAGCGGATGTTTACGCGGGAGATGATCAAGTGATTAGTCAGGGAGTTTTGAATACCACTCCCTTTAATGCGACTGCAGCAGGCGTTGATCCGATGTCTTATCATTGGAGTCCGTCTGAAGGCTTGAATTTTCCTACATTTTTGACGCCAATACCTAATCCTTCCGATGATACGGAGTATGTTCTGGAAGTAGAGGATGGTAATGGCTGTTTGTCCCGAGATACGGTTCAAGTGCGCGTTGTGGCTTCTGAAGTAAAAGTAAAGATTGAAGCTGATGGCGATGAGATTCCTTCCTGCGCGATCACCAAAACTCTTCGCGGCATCGCTGAGGGGGAAAATCTGGAGATGAGCTGGAAAGTGCTTAATGGCTCAGGAACGATTTTGGACGAGACGCTTTTTGACAAAGTTTCGAGTGATTCGGACACGCTTGAGGCTTTGGTGCTTGAAGGCCGCTATCGTTTTGTGGCACGCGATCTTGTGAGCGGCAATTCCGACAGCACGGAGATAACGATTATCCAAGCGCCGTCTATGAATGTAGATGCCGGCGACGACTTTTCGATCAGCAGGCATGTTTTGAATACCCGTTCGATCAATCCTCAGCTGGGAAATGTGGACTTGAGCAGCTCGACGGTTGTTTGGAGTCCCTCTACAGGCTTGGACGATACAGGGATTATCAATCCGGTTCCAAATCCATCGACGACAACGACTTACACGCTGACGGTCCGCGATCGCTTCAATTGCGTAGTGTCGGATGTTGTAACGATCACTGTTGACGAGACGGAAGTTGACGCTGATATTGTCGAAGGGTCTGCGATAACGATTGGAGCTTGCGACAGCGAGCTAAGAGTGCATGGGACGTTCAGTGGGACTGACGCGAATGCGGTTTGGCAGGTTGCGACGAGACAGTCTGGAAGCATACAGGCGGGTAGTTTGCAGGAAGACAAATTGGTTGATCCTCATACAAGCAGTGTGATTGTCAGTCCCGGGACTTATTGGCTGATCGCTCAGGATGTTTACGGCAATCGGGACACGGCTGAAATCGTGGTGAATCAAGCCGCTGACTTGCCAAGCGTTGATGCCGGCGATGATTTTTATATCAGCGAATATATATCGAATACGCGAGCGTTTGATGTTTCCTCAACGGGAGAAGGCTTGACGTATTCCTGGGTTCCGGCTTCTAGCCTGGACGATGCGACAATTATGCGGCCGACTGCTAATCCGTCCGTGGAAACTTTGTACACGGTCACAGCTACGGATCAATACGGCTGCTCTGTGGAAGATACCGTACGTGTTCGCATAGACGCTACGGAGACCACAGCGGATGTGAATACGGATGTTAATTTGATTGGCGATTGCGAGACGGAAGGTGTTTTGACCGGTATTGCCAATGGTACTAATGTTACTTATCACTGGCGAGAGAAAGGGACTACGGATACATTGAGCACGAATTCGACGGAAAGTTTCGCGCCTGGAATTTATGAGTTTGTGGTTGAGGATGAGTATGGCAATGTTGCGATAGGAGAAGCTGAGGTGAGAAAAGATATTGCTCCGGTGGCTGAAGCCGGCGATGACATAACGATCAGCGCTTACGGTTTCAATACGATTGCTTTGGACGGTACGGCTTCTGGTGTTGAAACGAGTATACAATGGTCTCCTAGCGATCAGTTGGCGTTTCCGAATTCAGAAGATCCTATTCCTTTGACGCCTTCAGCCGGGACTACAGGCCCATTGACCTTTACAATGACAGTTACGGACAAGTATGGCTGCGTAGCGACTGATGTTGTCGATGTTCATATTGATAATACGCAGGTAGGAGCAGATGCAGGGTCGGATATTGAGATTGGCTTTTGCGATACAAGTTTGCCTTCGGTTACAGGTACGCCTTTCGGTACAGAAGCGACAGGAATTTGGACAGTGAAGGATGGTTATAAAGGTCAGGTTCAAGGGAGCGGTAATACCGTTCAGGTAGTTGCAAGAGGCAATGAATATGTTGATGGTTTAGGTGTTACTCAGACAAGTGAAGGCATTTATATTTATACGGTTACTGATAAGTATGGAAATAAGGATTCGGCTCAAGTGCAAGTTGTCAAAGCTGTTGAGCCTGTAGCGGATGCCGGAGGCGATTTCAAAATCACCAGCGCTTACCCTAACATCATTCCGATTCACGCAACGGCTTCCGGAGAGTCTCCTTTGTCGTATTCATGGACACCTGCGGCAAGCTTGGATGATGCCAGCGTGTTGGAGCCGGTTCCGAACCCTTCTGTTGATACTGAATATACATTGACCGTGACGGATAGTTATGGATGCACGGCTACAGATGCGGTGCTTATAGAAGTTACAAACGACGAGTTGACAGGTAAAATCAAGGAAGGCGATAGTATTTTGATAGGTCATTGTTATGCTGATACTACGCTTCATGTGATTTTGGGACAAGGAAGCAGCAGCGGCGATTTGTTCAGCGATGACCCTAATGATTATACTTTTGAATGGTCTGTTTTTTCCGGAGGTCCATTGCCTTCGGATTTGGTAGGGAGCACGGATGTTCATATTGCAGATGAGATGGTTCCCGGCGAGTATGAGGTTTTGATTACGCATAAGTCTACCTTGACAGAGAAAAGGCTTAGTGTTGTTATTGAGCGAGATGTTGAACCATTGGTATCCGCAGGTGAAGATAAGGATATCAGCAAGTTTGTTGATAATATCAATATCACTTTGGACGGTTCAGTCTCAGGAGCGGAACCTTTGACGTATTCATGGACGCCTGATGACGGCACGTTGAATTTCACGAACATATTGAACCCTATTCCTAATCCAAGTCAATCGATGAAAGACGCCCAAAGTCAGTTCACATACACATTGAGCGCTGTTGACAAGTACGGTTGTGTCGCTTCGGATGATGTGTTGGTGAATATAGACGATCGTGAGTCGAACTATGAGATCGATGTTGATGTTGAGATCGTTGGCGATTGCGATGAGAGCACTACAGTGCTTATCGGTTATGCCAAGTACGAACAGATCTATGACGGACTGGTGGTTGACACGCGTTGGGAGTTGGTTTACCCTGATCGAGGAGAAATAGTTGAAGATTATCCGGACTCAAAGGAGTTGATCTCGGGTGGTTATGTGGAGACCGATTCGGTTCGAGTGAGAGACGGAGAGTACATGTTTGTGGTTGAAGACCGCTACGGCAGACTTGTCAAGTTACAGGAGCCAGTTAAGATCAACCGCGAGGCAAAGCCTACGATTTATATGCCGGACCCATTCACGATCAGCAAGCATGTTGACAATCTTCAGGCGATTGATGTTCGCATTCAGACTACGGGGAGCAATTTGGTGGGAGGCTATGCTTGGTCTCCGGGAACTACATTGCTTGATGATTATGCGATAGAGGATCCTGTGCCTAATGCTCATGGCAATACCGATTTTACGCAGGACACGACTTTTGTGCTTTCGATTACAGATACTTACGGTTGCGTGAAGGAAGATTCGATTCGCATCTATCTGGATACGACTCAACCGGAGACGGAGATTCTTAACGGCGTTGACTCGGTAGGCTCGTGCGCTCCTTCAAATGAGCGTATCGTATTGGAAGGCAAATTCAGCGGTTCGAATGCTGTGGCATGGTGGGAAGATATGAATGGGGTTGTTTTGGCTAATGGAGCTGATTTGACCGTGGATGTTCTTTCGAGCAGCGATTATCGTTTTATTGCCGAGGATATGTGGGGTCAGACAGACACGACCGAATGGACGGTTCATGTGGTGGCTTCGCCT
The Aureibacter tunicatorum DNA segment above includes these coding regions:
- a CDS encoding gliding motility-associated C-terminal domain-containing protein, which codes for MNKIFTIREIINNHAKFIFLFAWLLFQSILPLQFAKGSSNITEVGGFVCGNVMYQIYNKNSSGGGKNYGLFYFQSIYDPSTRTSRLELVEIPGALSDLSKLNYLGKGGVITVNAIGYNVKDGFIYFMDAGSAKVFRIGRTPNVANPVSENDYTYEIEYVGQPVGDQTTNSLLNEGGGFIAGDIDVDGKYYFNSNWSKKVYYIDLSLHDLSSSNLPVNNLRAVNALKNPDGSDFYNYPSTGMNMADFVIDPVDGNLYSWSKFSGYSQLIKIDMTTKAVERIGVLTDGNYRFYSGAGANYWKYGYFYAYGVDRDVTSSNIQTTLFRVNPTTGEATYVSQGTPTNQNDGCSCAYSIEIQQSTLDGEICLDKDTVITVDYRVFNRTRENLQNVPFEMSLPGGAVFASNIYESKTQNSDGSFNYVEPSWMASGSNDLVGSSFADNTNAMINPLPYVADLTFKVDILIPSTYSGNEISLQATLNMNNHPAYNHAVADNILTPELGDPSVITIHHPADVYAGDDQVITRGVLNTTPFNATAAGVDPMSYHWSPSEGLNFPTFLTPIPNPSDDTEYVLEVEDGNGCLSRDTVQVRVVASEVKVKIEADGDEIPSCAITKTLRGIAEGENLEMSWKVLNGSGTILDETLFDKVSSDSDTLEALVLEGRYRFVARDLVSGNSDSTEITIIQAPSMNVDAGDDFSISRHVLNTRSINPQLGNVDLSSSTVVWSPSTGLDNTGIINPVPNPSTTTTYTLTVRDRFNCVVSDVVTITVDETEVDADIVEGSAITIGACDSELRVHGTFSGTDANAVWQVATGQSGSIQAGSLQEDKLVDPHTSSVIVSPGTYWLIAQDVYGNRDTAEIVVNQAADLPSVDAGDDFYISEYISNTRAFDVSSTGEGLTYSWVPASSLDDATIMRPTANPSVETLYTVTARDQYGCSVEDTVRVRIDATETTADVNTDVNLIGDCETEGVLTGIANGTNVTYHWREKGTTDTLSTNSTESFAPGIYEFVVEDEYGNVAIGEAEVRKDIAPVAEAGDDITISAYGFNTIALDGTASGVETSIQWSPSDQLAFPNSEDPIPLTPSAGTTGPLTFTMTVTDKYGCVATDVVDVYIDNTQVGADAGSDIEIGFCDSSLPSVTGKPFGTEATGIWTVKDGYKGQVQGSGNTVQVVARGNEYVDGLGVAQISEGIYIYTVTDKYGNKDSAQVQVVKALEPVADAGGDFKITSAYPNIIPIHATASGESPLSYSWTPAASLDDASVLEPIPNPSVDTEYTLTVTDSYGCTATDAVLIEVTNDELTGKIKEGDSVLIGHCYADTTIHVILGQGSSSGDLFSDDPNDYTFEWSVFSGGPLPSDLVGSTDVHIADEMVPGEYEVLITHKATLTEKRLSVVIERDVEPSVFAGADKSISKFVDNINITLDGSVSGAEPLTYSWTPDDGTLNFTNILNPIPNPSQSMKDAQSQFTYTLIAVDKYGCVASDDVLVNIDDRESNYEIDVDVEIVGDCDESTTVLIGYAKYDQIYDGLVVDTRWELVYPDRGEIVEDYPDSKELISGGYVETDSVRVRDGEYMFVVEDRYGRLVKLQEPVKINREAKPTIYMPDPFTISKHVDNLQAIDVRIQTTGSNLVGGYAWSPGTTLLDDYAIEDPVPNAHGNTDFTQDTTFVLSITDTYGCVKEDSIRIYLDTTQPETEILNGVDSVGSCAPSNERIVLKGKFSGSNAVAWWEDKNGVVLANGADLTVDVLSTSDYRFIAEDMWGQTDTTEWTVNVAASPSITSIPDMTISGHVLNNRPLEPELELTGVKTPIAYEWSVLGSYREETFDLNSLNPVPNPVISATDHPHYQDYELTVTDGYGCLAESTVRVHVDFREIEKPEIEEAENGIITIGNCETDYVLRGTYTELLDEHGDSMIDEAVWEPVPTYSNYLDLSSVSQEVSGDQVTVSISLNLPVDDKIADLGYYMFVVRDRYGHMKYDSVQVYRDTTTVIAHGGNDFTISGHFANSTLSFEDHGASYVPVDGQVTWEPSSLVRFIDGAYYPQPEDGVSERVFDVRVTDAYGCESTDQVRVYFDQDEIAIDLPNTDSIGACEEVVYTPEIEYENKVGAYRWLYWPAGDDVSSDGELLKESDSRPISDYELTLGGDDERDESGVYVLELTDIYGNVIDDTLVFREFAMPEVFIDPDTLIVSYSIDNEEAFEVFVDAEEPRYEWSPDLGLSQNDIREPVANFLGVIDYQLKVIDKFGCEAIDSVNFQRINLPPVAEDDEAYTVTGDTVMICVLDNDMDPEDKLDASSVVIEKQPLYGVAWVEGGCIYYITHEEFAREDELRYSVCDDEPLDVQCDQADVRIYIEPQELGSHNIITPNGDGVNDYFKIKGIGAYPQNRLRVYNRWGNLVYEQENYRNTFNGYANSLTVGQDFRLPKGTYFYIFEYPETEGKNNITGYIYIAE
- a CDS encoding gliding motility-associated C-terminal domain-containing protein, with the translated sequence MSFSKFFAFLCFYFILPSFFFSEVLAAPKNSNETGGFICGTVMYQIYNRNSAGSSTTNYGLYYYESVYDPITRTNRLELVEIPGALDDLNHLNYLGAGGRIRVNAVAYNITDGFIYFMDQESGKIFRLGRTPNVSNPVNESDYNYRVEYVGMPVGDSSTNTYLNDGGGYIAGDIDVDGKFYFSSRNTYKIYYVDLSLHDLSSSNLPLNTLRAVNALKREDGSDYYNYPNSGHYLADFVIDPIDGNLYSWAYFYSYPYSQLVKVDLTNKTVERVGSLTSGNYRFNQGAGANYWKYGYFYAYGFDTNNPSSVQSTLFRVDPETGVATHVSDGTETNQNDGCSCAYSIELQHQTIEGPICLEQDTVITVDFTVFNRTRNDLQNVPFEMSLPGGAVFASNIYESKTQNPDGSFNYVEPSWMASGSNNLVGSSFADNTNAMINPLPYVADLTFKVDILIPSTYSGNEISLQGVLNMNNHPAFDHAVSDNILTPELDDPSVITIHHPADVYAGDDQVISQGVLNTTPFNATAAGVDPMSYHWSPSEGLNFPTFLTPIPNPSDDTEYVLEVEDGNGCLSRDTVQVRVVASEVKVKIEADGDEIPSCAITKTLRGIAEGENLEMSWKVLNGSGTILDETLFDKVSSDSDTLEALVLEGRYRFVARDLVSGNSDSTEITIIQAPSMNVDAGDDFSISRHVLNTRSINPQLGNVDLSSSTVVWSPSTGLDDTGIINPVPNPSTTTTYTLTVRDRFNCVVSDVVTITVDETEVDADIVEGSAITIGACDSELRVHGTFSGTDANAVWQVATRQSGSIQAGSLQEDKLVDPHTSSVIVSPGTYWLIAQDVYGNRDTAEIVVNQAADLPSVDAGDDFYISEYISNTRAFDVSSTGEGLTYSWVPASSLDDATIMRPTANPSVETLYTVTATDQYGCSVEDTVRVRIDATETTADVNTDVNLIGDCETEGVLTGIANGTNVTYHWREKGTTDTLSTNSTESFAPGIYEFVVEDEYGNVAIGEAEVRKDIAPVAEAGDDITISAYGFNTIALDGTASGVETSIQWSPSDQLAFPNSEDPIPLTPSAGTTGPLTFTMTVTDKYGCVATDVVDVHIDNTQVGADAGSDIEIGFCDTSLPSVTGTPFGTEATGIWTVKDGYKGQVQGSGNTVQVVARGNEYVDGLGVTQTSEGIYIYTVTDKYGNKDSAQVQVVKAVEPVADAGGDFKITSAYPNIIPIHATASGESPLSYSWTPAASLDDASVLEPVPNPSVDTEYTLTVTDSYGCTATDAVLIEVTNDELTGKIKEGDSILIGHCYADTTLHVILGQGSSSGDLFSDDPNDYTFEWSVFSGGPLPSDLVGSTDVHIADEMVPGEYEVLITHKSTLTEKRLSVVIERDVEPLVSAGEDKDISKFVDNINITLDGSVSGAEPLTYSWTPDDGTLNFTNILNPIPNPSQSMKDAQSQFTYTLSAVDKYGCVASDDVLVNIDDRESNYEIDVDVEIVGDCDESTTVLIGYAKYEQIYDGLVVDTRWELVYPDRGEIVEDYPDSKELISGGYVETDSVRVRDGEYMFVVEDRYGRLVKLQEPVKINREAKPTIYMPDPFTISKHVDNLQAIDVRIQTTGSNLVGGYAWSPGTTLLDDYAIEDPVPNAHGNTDFTQDTTFVLSITDTYGCVKEDSIRIYLDTTQPETEILNGVDSVGSCAPSNERIVLEGKFSGSNAVAWWEDMNGVVLANGADLTVDVLSSSDYRFIAEDMWGQTDTTEWTVHVVASPSIISIPDMTISGYVLNNRPLEPELELTGVKTPIAYEWSVLGSYREETFDLNSLNPVPNPVISATDHPYYQDYELTVTDGYGCLAASTVRVHVDFREIEKPEIEEAENGIITIGNCETDYVLRGTYTELLDEHGDSMIDEAVWEPVPTYSNYLDLSSVNQEVNGNQVTVSISLNLPEGDKIADLGYYMFVVRDRYGHMKYDSVQVYRDTTTVIAHGGDDFTISGHFANSTLSFEDHGASYVPVDGQVTWEPSSLVRFIDGAYYPQPEDGVSERVFEVRVTDAYGCDSTDQIRVYFDQDEIAIDLPNTDSIGACEEVVYTPEIEYENKVGAYRWLYWPAGDDVSSDGELLKESDSRPISDYELTLGGDDERDESGVYVLELTDIYGNVIDDTLVFREFAMPEVFIDPDTLIVSYSIDNEEAFEVFVDAEEPRYEWSPDLGLSQNDIREPVANFLGVIDYQLKVIDKFGCEAIDSVNFQRINLPPVAEDDEAYTVTGDTVMICVLDNDMDPEDKLDASSVVIEKQPLYGVAWVDGGCIYYITHEEFAREDELRYSVCDDEPLDVQCDQADVRIYIEPQELGSHNIITPNGDGVNDYFKIKGIGAYPQNRLRVYNRWGNLVYEQENYRNTFNGYANSLTVGQDFRLPKGTYFYIFEYPETEGKNNITGYIYIAE